A DNA window from Entelurus aequoreus isolate RoL-2023_Sb linkage group LG24, RoL_Eaeq_v1.1, whole genome shotgun sequence contains the following coding sequences:
- the si:dkey-29p10.4 gene encoding E3 ubiquitin/ISG15 ligase TRIM25, translating into MGASLTTPPFICPLCRVVTRNPVILECSHRFCPRCIGDLWSVCPSGPFNCPGWRCKTSYQTLPFDSGLLWPSKTSPRASTSSNLDTSSHALNAESPLRRPSISRLLGKRKASAPVPEQADTKRPATCDRSDDVLTPTHSVSDTAGQLRNGKATINGANSESKESACDYSGDDVPQHTSEVSQHEAAERISTKDTDCRTEADLCDAPLLATENHSLTKKPASPANLHSFTTASTSQESVSPASKSIPLMSTKHAAASPIRISVFFKPDNTNTSPVQCHYCPKTVHQLAVKTCLVCGASMCAKHLRPHMESPVFRSHTLVPPTVDISFWKCEEHQELNRIYCRQCGECVCSLCTSIGRHRNHVCISTKDAEMEIRGNLTEVIKEVVVAKQEVKGRMTEITQMKETAQALFRASRAGVEQQYATILGALQQEEQAALQVVEEEESRVVGDLGDKLVYLQDSMRPIQQGLEILEALANSKGEKVLKDQAFLFEYSKFLLLDTESCVDQLEAPEEVNEARLKCLQRWTQKRVDNVVITELTKDRELYKLLYGTVPTLDADTAHPKLRLSDCRRVTYSEVQEDCRYMQQTSCFSSFPQVLACHALEVGRWYWEVAVTADEGSWKVGLCEGLMERKSQTDSSHLGHNRSSWCLAYDKGKLEVLHNKAATPVIAHKMQRVGVFLDFEEDTLMFFNATPGGSLVLMHSYKHSFTRPLYPALYVCKTQLAICSLF; encoded by the exons ATGGGGGCTTCGCTGACTACTCCGCCTTTCATTTGTCCTCTCTGTCGCGTCGTGACGCGGAATCCCGTCATCCTCGAGTGTAGCCACCGCTTCTGTCCACGGTGTATCGGGGACTTGTGGAGTGTTTGCCCGTCTGGGCCGTTCAATTGTCCCGGATGGAGGTGCAAAACAAGCTACCAGACGCTGCCGTTCGACAGCGGTTTGTTATGGCCGTCGAAAACCAGTCCGAGGGCTTCGACCTCCAGCAACCTCG ACACATCCAGTCATGCTTTAAACGCTGAGTCCCCGTTGAGGAGGCCTTCAATCAGCCGACTCTTAGGCAAGAGAAAGGCGAGCGCACCGGTTCCAGAGCAAGCTGACACCAAGCGGCCAGCTACCTGCGACAGATCCGATGACGTCCTTACTCCAACACATTCTGTGTCCGACACGGCAGGACAACTCCGCAATGGAAAGGCAACCATTAACGGGGCAAACTCTGAATCGAAAGAGTCTGCGTGTGATTATTCCGGTGACGATGTTCCACAACACACAAGTGAGGTGTCACAACATGAAGCAGCAGAAAGGATCAGTACCAAAGACACCGACTGCCGCACTGAAGCAGATTTATGTGACGCCCCTCTTCTTGCAACAGAAAATCATTCCTTGACAAAAAAACCTGCCTCGCCTGCCAACCTGCATTCATTTACCACAGCCTCAACTTCACAGGAATCGGTGTCTCCTGCTAGCAAGTCGATACCTCTGATGTCTACCAAGCATGCTGCAGCATCCCCGATCAGAATCAGCGTCTTCTTCAAGCCCGATAACACAAATACAAGCCCTGTGCAGTGCCATTATTGCCCCAAAACGGTGCATCAGTTAGCCGTGAAGACCTGTTTGGTATGCGGGGCGTCCATGTGTGCAAAGCACCTGCGTCCACACATGGAGTCCCCCGTCTTCCGAAGCCACACCCTGGTTCCGCCCACCGTGGACATTTCTTTCTGGAAGTGCGAGGAGCACCAGGAGCTCAACCGCATCTACTGTCGGCAGTGTGGTGAGTGCGTGTGCAGTCTGTGCACCTCCATCGGTCGCCACCGCAACCACGTCTGCATCAGCACGAAGGATGCAGAGATGGAGATCAGG GGTAATCTGACAGAAGTGATCAAAGAGGTGGTAGTGGCCAAACAAGAAGTCAAAGGCCGAATGACTGAAATAACTCAGATGAAAGAAACTGCCCAA GCTCTTTTTAGGGCTTCGCGAGCTGGAGTGGAGCAGCAGTACGCCACAATCTTAGGTGCCCTGCAGCAAGAGGAGCAAGCAGCTCTTCAGGttgtggaggaggaggagagcagagtggtggGAGATTTGGGGGATAAACTAGTCTACCTTCAGGACTCCATGCGGCCCATCCAGCAAGGCCTGGAGATTTTGGAGGCACTGGCTAATTCTAAGGGGGAAAAGGTCCTCAAGGACCAGGCCTTCCTTTTT GAATATAGCAAGTTTTTACTACT TGACACGGAAAGTTGTGTGGATCAGCTGGAGGCTCCAGAAGAGGTGAATGAAGCTCGACTGAAATGTCTTCAGAGGTGGACGCAGAAGCGCGTGGACAATGTGGTCATCACTGAGCTAACCAAGGACAGAGAGCTATACAAGCTGCTTT ATGGCACCGTCCCCACTTTGGACGCAGACACAGCCCATCCCAAGCTGCGTCTGTCTGATTGCAGGAGGGTGACCTACTCCGAGGTCCAGGAGGACTGCCGGTATATGCAGCAAACATCTTGCTTCAGTTCCTTCCCACAGGTGCTCGCTTGCCACGCCCTGGAAGTAGGTCGCTGGTACTGGGAAGTAGCCGTCACTGCGGACGAAGGCAGCTGGAAGGTGGGACTCTGTGAGGGTTTAATGGAGAGGAAAAGTCAGACGGACAGCTCTCATTTGGGTCACAACCGGTCGTCATGGTGCCTGGCGTATGATAAGGGTAAGCtggaagtgctgcacaacaaggcGGCGACTCCTGTGATCGCACACAAGATGCAGCGTGTAGGTGTGTTCCTTGACTTTGAGGAGGACACTCTGATGTTCTTTAATGCTACACCAGGGGGCAGTCTTGTTCTAATGCATTCCTACAAGCACAGCTTTACTAGGCCTCTGTACCCAGCATTGTATGTGTGCAAAACACAGCTGGCCATCTGTAGTCTATTTTAA